CCTTGCCGACCTTGAGCACGCGGTTGCCGGCGATCGTCTGCGGCGAGGCCTCGCCGCTGAGCACGTCGGCCCAGGCCTGCTGGCGCAGCGCGGCCTGCTTCTCCGCCTCCGGGTTGGGCAGCACGTGCTCGGTGTTCGCCGCATGCGCCTCCCCGACGCTGCGGTGAGCCGACTGCGGTGCGGCTGCTGAGGGAGCCAGGGACAACGCCCCGGCTCCGGTGATCAGGGCAAGGGACAGCCCGAGGGTCGTGGATCTCACGAGTCTTTCCTTTCCGAGAGACAGCCGGTCGGGCGGGTCCGCCCCGAGAACCTGCTGTCGGTCGAAACCCTAGGCGTGACCTACGACACTGACCAGACCCTCGTCCCGGTCCCTCGTCGGCTCAGGCGCCGGGCTGCGCCTCCACCTGCTGCGGGGGCGCGGCCGCGTAGGCCGACGACAGCCGGCGGTAGGGCGCGGAGGCCAGCGCCAGCAGCACGGTCACGAACATGATCGCGCCGGCCAGCATGAACACCAGGGCGATGCCGCGGGCGTCGCCGTCGCCGACCAGCCACCCCCAGGCGTCGCGGCCCTGCTCGGACTCCATGTAGGGGATGAGGGCGAACTCCGCGATCGGCCCGATGAGGAAGGCCGAGAACGGGCTGGCGGCCACCTCGACGCTCTGCGCGAAGCCGAAGACCCGGCCCTGGGTGCGGAACGGCACCACCCGCTGCAGGATCGTCTGCTCCGCGGACTCGGCGGCCGGGATGATCGCCATGAAGACGAAGATGCCCAGGACGTAGAGCGAGGCCCACTCGCGCACCGTGAACGTCATGCCGAGCACGGCGACGCCGAGGTTGACCAGGAGCAGCGTGCGGACCGGGTTGGCGCCGAGGCCGAACCGGGCCACCAGGCCGCCGCCGACCACGAAGCCGAGGCCGGTGACGCCGAGCACCAGGCCCCACGCCTCGACGCTGAACAGCTCGAGGCCGTAGGGGTCCATGAGCGCCATGTAGACGCCGCCGACGAGGTTGTTGAACGTGGAGAAGGCGATCAGCGCGACCAGTCCGGGCACCGGGGTGATCGCCGCGACCGCGCCGCGCACGTCGAAGCGCGAGCCGCCGGCCTCCGGGTCGGGGGGCAGCTCGGGGATCTCGATGGGGAGCAGGTGGAGCAGCGAGAGGCCGGTGAGCGCGACCGCGATGCCGACGGTCCAGCCCATCCCGAGCAGCCCCACGCTGAGGCCGCTGAAGACGCTGGTGATCATGAAGGCGATGCCCTGGACGGTGCCGACCAGGCCGTTGGCCTTGTCGCGACCGTCCTCCGGGACGAGCAGCGTCACGGTCGTCGACAGCGCGATGTTGCGCAGGCTCTCGACCACGCCACCGACGAGGATCACCGCGGTGAACAGCCAGAACCAGGCGCTGCCCCAGTCGGCGAGCCGGTCCTCGCCGAGCAGCAGCCACAGCCCGCCCGACGCGGCGTAGGCGACGAGGGTGATGGTCGAGGAGGTGACCATCACCTGCTTCTTGCGGTGGTGGTCGACCAGGGTGCCGAAGAAGGTGCCGAGGACGGCCGTGAACAGCATGTAGCCGCCGCCGATGATCGCGGTGGCCATCACCGAGCGGGTCTCGAGGTAGGCCCAGAACGTGAGCGCGAACCAGAGGTAGCTCGAGGTGACGTTGGCGACGAGGGTGTTGCCGAGGACCTGGCGGAACGCACGGAGCGTCTCCGGGCCGCGGGTCACGCCCGGCGGCAGGTGAGCCTCGAGCTGCGGCGCGGCCGGGTCCGCCGGGATGGGGTCGAGGTCGTCGAGGGGCACCCGAGGAGCGTAGGCGTCACCACCGACACCGCGCCTGCTACTTTCCGGTCGGCGACCACCCGTCCCACATCGCCGCGACGTGGCGCGCGTCGGTGCCGCAGCAGCCGCCGACCACCCGGACCGCCGGGAGCGCCGAGGCGAGGGCGCGGGTACGGGCGGTGAGGTCGGGCACGTCGCCCTCGTCGAGCTCCTCGGCCTCGTCGAGCTCGGCGTGGCTGAGCCGCGAGGAGTTCACCCGCAGCCCCGCGACCCGGTCCTGCCACGCCCCGCCGTCGAGGGCCGGGGCCACGTGGTCGGGGTGCGCGCAGTTGACCAGCAGGTGGGCGGCGCCCGCGCCGGTCGCCGCGTCGAGCGCCGCCACCGCCTCCCCCAGCGGGGTCCCGTCGGGCAGGCGGGCGTCGGTCTCGACGGTGAAGGACACCGCGACCGGCAGGTCGGCGTCCTGCGCCGCGCGCACCACGCCGACGGCCTCCGCGACCGTGGTGAGCGTGTACGCCGTCGCCAGGTCCGCGCCCGCCTCCGCGAACGCGCCGACCTGGTGGCGGTGGTAGGCGGCGTAGGCGTCGGCGTCGAGGTCGCCGGCGGTGTAGCCGTCGCCCCGCGGGCCGACCGACCCGCCCACCAGCATCCCGGCCACCTCGCCGGCCGCGTCGCCGGCCAGGCCGCGCAGGAACTCGACGGCGTCCCGGTTGACCCGCGCGGTCGCGTCCGCGTCGTAGCCCAGCCGCTGCCCCCAGTCCGTGCTGGCGCGCCAGGTAGGGGTCTCCAGCAGCAGGCCGGCCCCCGCGCGCGCGGCGACGTCGGCGTAGGCCCGGTAGTAGTCGGCGAGGACCCGGCGACCGTCGGCGTCGTCGAGGAGGGGGAACGCCGCGAAGTCGGGCAGGTCGATCCCGTGGTGGAAGAGCAGGTCGGTCTCGAGGCCGCCGTCGGTCACCCAGCCCCGGTCCGTCGCCGGCAGCTTCCAGGTCGTGGTCATGGGCACCTCCGCGGGTCGACCTCCCGGTCTAGCACCGCCGACGTCGCGCGTCACCGCGGTCTGGACCGGTGGCCGGGGGTCACGGCACCGGCACCTCGGGGCGTACGGCGCCCTCGTCCGGCACGGCCTCCGGCGAGGCGTCGGCGCCGCGCCCGCGCGGGTCGGCGAGGACCAGCAGCACCAGCGCGAGCGCGGTCAGCCCGGCGCCGGCCCAGATCGGGGAGACGTAGCCCAGGCCGGCCGCGATGGTCACGCCGCCGAGCCAGGCGCCGAGCGCGTTGCCGACGTTGAAGGCGGCGATGTTGGCGCCGCTGGCGAGCGTGGGTGCGCCGCCGGCGTGGGTCATCACCCGCATCTGCAGCGCCGGCACCGTCGCGAAGCCGAAGCCACCCATCAGCACCAGACCGAGCACGGTCATCACCTGGCTCGAGGCGGTGAGCGCGAAGACCGCCATCACCACGACGAGCGCGGACAGCGCGACGAGCAGCGTGCCGCGCACGGAGCGGTTGGCGGCACGCCCGCCGAGGACGTTGCCGGCGACCAGGCCGACACCGAAGAGCACCAGCAGCCACGGCACCGCCGACGGCGCGAAGCCGCTGACGCCGGTCAGGGTGAAGGCGATGTAGGTGAAGGCGCCGAACATGCCGCCGTAGCCGAGGACGGTGAGCAGCAGCGAGACCCAGACCTGCGGCTCGGCGAACGCCCGGACCTCGCGGCGGAGGTCGGCGCCGGCGTCGCCGCGCTGCGCAGGGACGAGCACCGCGATCGCGACCAGCGCGAGGACGCCGATGACGGTGATCGCCCAGAACGCCGCACGCCAGCCCCACTGCTGGCCGACGAGCGTGCCGGCCGGGACGCCGAGGACGTTGGCGAGGGTCAGCCCGCCGAACATCAGGGCGATGGCGCCGGCCTTCTTGTCCGGAGCCACCATGTCGGCCGCGACGACCGAGCCGATGCCGAAGAACGCGCCGTGGCAGAGCGCGGCGACGACGCGCCCGACGAGCATGGCGTCGTAGGTCGGGGCGAGCGCGCTCAGCGCGTTGCCGACGACGAAGAGGCCCATCAGCCCGAGCAGCACCTGCTTGCGCGGGAGGCGGGTGACGCCGGCGGTGAGCGGGATGGCGCCGATGGCGACGGCGAGCGCGTAGCCCGAGATCAGCCACCCGGCGGTCGCCTCGTCGACGGCGAAGTCGGCGGCGACCTCGGGGAGCAGGCCGGCGATGACGAACTCGGTCAGGCCGATGCCGAATCCCCCGACGGCGAGTGCCAGCAGTCCTGGCTTCATGGTGTCCTCCAGTGGTGAGCGTGTGCAAATACAGGCGTGTGCAACTTCTTGGTCGAGGTTAGTTGCACACGCTGCATGTTGCAAACGCTGGTAAAGTGACACCGACGACATCCCGACCACGGAGGAACCGATGGGCATCAGCGACGACGCCGTCGAGGTGCGCGCCCGCGGCTGGCGGCGGCTGGCCGCGCTGCACCAGCTGATCGAGGCGCGGCTCGAGCGCGCGCTGCAGGCCGGGCACGAGCTGTCGGTGGTCGAGTTCACCGTGCTCGACGCGCTGTCGCGCCAGGACGGCTGGCACCTCCGGATGGCCCAGCTGGCCCGCGCCACCGGCCTCTCGCCGAGCGCCACCACCCGGCTGGTCAACCGGCTCGAGGGCCGAGGCCTGATCACCCGCATCCTGTGCGAGGACGACCGCCGCGGGATCTACACCGAGCCGACCGACGCCGGCCGGGCACTGCTCCGGGCCGCCCGGCCCACCCACGACCAGGTCCTCGACGAGGCGCTGCGCGAGGCGGGCGAGACCCCGGAGCTCAGCGACCTCGCGCGCACCGTCGTCGAGCTCGTCTGAGCCGGCGCCGGCCGAGGACCCGCCGGGCTCGCGACGGGCTCAGTCCAGGGTCGGTCGCGCAGCCCGGCGCTGCAGGCGACGCTCGACGCCCCAGAACACGGCCGCGACGACGAGGCCGAAGAGCAGGATGACCAGCAGCGTCACCGACACCGAGGCGTAGCCGAACTCCTCGACGTTGGCGAAGCCGTAGGGGTAGGCGTGCACGACCGCGCCGCGCGCCAGCATCCACCCGATCCACGCCAGCGGGACCACCAGCGCCAGGGGCACCTCCCGCAGCGTGATCCACCCGCGCGGGCCCCACACCACCCACACCAGCACGGTGAGGGCCGGCGTGACGACGTGCAGGACCGGGTCGGTCAGCAGCGACCAGCCGGTCACGTCGACCGACGGCGCCAGCAGCACCTGGTAGACGATCGCGGTCACCGTGATCATCAGCAGGCCGGTCAGGCGCAGCACCCGGACCACGCGGGTCGCGCGCAGCGGCCGGGCGAGCAGCAGCGTCACCGACACCGCGACCACGACGTTGGACCAGATCGTGAAGTAGCTCAGCGTGTCGACCACCCGCGCGACGGTGCCGGCCGCACCCCGCGCGGTGTCGCCGTAGAGCCCGGCCTCCACCGGCACCCGGTCGTAGCCGTCGAGCGCCGACACCACCAGCGTCGCCGCCACCCCGAGCCAGGCGACCCCGGCGTTGAGGGCGTACGCCGCGCGGGCGGCGGTGGTCGGCTCGGTCTCGCTCGCGGCAGGCGTGGTGGTCACGGTCGGAGTATGGCGCTCAGGCGGGCGGGAGGGACTCCGCGACCTGCCGAAACCGGGCGACGTACCGTCTCCCCGTGAGCCCGCACGTCCACGCCCTCCACGTCGCCCCCGGCCGCCGGCTGCCGACGAAGTCGGTCGACTCGGTGGACGCCGAGGCGGGCGCCGGCCTGGTCGGCGACCGCTACCACGGCAGCCGTCACCGGCACGTCACCGTGCAGGCGCTCGACGACCTCGAGACCGCCGCCGAGGTCCTCGGCCGCCCGATCGACCCCGGCCTGACCCGGCGCAACGTCACCGTCGACCGCGGACCGCTGCCGACGCGTCCCGGCGAGCGGATGACGATCGGCGACGTCGAGCTGGAGGTGGTCCGGATCGCCGCCCCCTGCCGGCTGCTCGACGACTGGCTCGGCGAGGGCGCGATGGCCGCGCTCAGGTCGCCCCGCGGCGGCACCGTCTTCCGGCTGCTGACGTCCGGCACGATCCGCGTCGGCGACCCCGCCACCTGGCAGTAGACCGGGAGTATCAGGGGTTCTGCACCAGCCGCAGCAGGGTGCCGTCGGGGTCGACGAGGTAGCCGATCCGCATCCCGGAGGCCTCGACCGTCGGGGCGTGCAGCCGCGGCCAGCCGGTACGCCGCTCGGGCAGGCCGGCGCGCACGCACGCGGCGTACAACCCGTCGAGGTCGTCGACACGCAGGCAGCAGCCCGCCGCGGTCGTGGCCGGGTCGACCGAGGGGTCGGGGAACAGCTCGAGGGCCAGGCCGCCGCGCTCGAGGATCATCCAGCCCGGGTCGCGGTAGGTCACGACGAACCCGAGCGCGGCATAGAACGCGGCGCTCGCGTCGAGGTCGCGGGACGGGAGGTTGGGCGTCGCGTGGTCGGCCATGGAGCCACGCTAGAGGTCACATCCGTGCGCGCAGCACGTCGAACTCGCACCCGGGCGAGTCCGGGTCGAAGCCGTGCTCGAGCAGCCAGCGGGCCGCGAGCAGGCTCCGGGCCGACCACCAGCCGGTGACGACGTCGACGTCGACCCCGCCGCCGTAGCCCGACACGACGTCGGCGAGCCGGTCCTCGTGGCCCAGGGTCAGCACGGCGAGGTCGTACGCCCCGTCGCCCGGGCCGGCCTCCGACCAGTCCAGCACCCCGGTGACGGTGTCGCCGTCGACGAAGACGTGCATCGTCTGCAGGTCTCCGTGGGCGAACACCGGGTCGTGGGGTCGCAGCGCCGGTCGGGCCACCTCGAGGTTGCGCTCGACCAGGTCGGCGGGCAGCCGGCCGAGCGCGAGCACCGGCGGGGTGTGCCACAGCACCGGCGCCGTCGGCACCGGCGCCAGCCGCATCGCCTCGACCTCGCGCGCGGACCGGTCCGGGTCGGCGTCGACCTTCACGAACACGTCGCCGACGCGGAGCGTGGCCCGCTCCCGGTGCGCGACGACGACCTCGACCTCCTCCACCCGGCCAGTATCACCGCCCGCGGCCGCCGTGCCACCGCCCGGACGCACCGCGGCCCGGGCCCCACGACGGGGACCCGGGCCGCGGGCGTACGACGGTGGCGTCAGGCCGTGACGTCGTAGCGGTCGTTGTCCATGACCTTGGCCCACGCGGCCACGAAGTCGCGGACGAACCGCTCGTGGGAGCCGTCCTGGGCGTAGACCTCGGCGACCGCGCGCAGCTCGGAGCTCGACGCGAAGACGAGGTCCGCGCGCGTCCCGGTCCAGGCGTTGCCGCCGACGCTCGCCTCGAAGCGGTCGTTGGAGCCGGCCGGGCTCCAGACCGTGCCGAGGTCGAGGAGGTTGACGAAGAAGTCGTTCGTCAGCTGGCCCGGACGCTCGGTGAGGACCCCGTCGGTGGACGCGGCGGTGTTGGCGCCGAGCACCCGCAGGCCGCCGACCAGCACGGTCATCTCCGGCGCCGTGAGGTTGAGCAGGTTGGCCTTGTCGACCAGCAGGTACTCCGCCGGCAGCTTGGCGTCGGACCGCTTGAAGTTGCGGAACCCGTCGGCCTGCGGCTCGAGCCAGGCGAACGACTCGACGTCGGTCTGCTCCTGGGTGGCGTCGCCGCGACCCGGGGTGAACGGCACCTCGACGCTCACGCCGGCGGCCGCAGCAGCCTGCTCCACGCCGACGTTGCCGGCCAGGACGACCGTGTCGGCGAAGGTGATGTCGTGGGCGTCGGCGATGCCCTCGAGGACGGTGACGACGCCGGCCAGCTGGCGCGGGTCGTTGGCCTCCCAGCTGCGCTGCGGCTCGAGGCGGATGCGACCGCCGTTGGCGCCGCCACGCTTGTCGGAGTGGCGGTACGACGACGCGGCGGCCCAGGCGGTCGAGACCAGCTGGCTGACGGTCAGGCCGGCGTCGGCGATCGCCTGCTTGACCGCGGCGACCGTCTCCTCGGTGGCCACGTGGGCCGGCGCCGGGATCGGGTCCTGCCAGAGCAGCTCCTCGCTCGGGACCTCGGGGCCGAGGTAGCGCGCGACCGGGCCCATGTCGCGGTGGGTCAGCTTGAACCACGCGCGGGCGAAGGCGTCGGCGAACTCGTCGGGGTTCTCCAGGAAGCGGCGCGAGATGGCCTCGTACGCCGGGTCCATCCGCAGCGCGAGGTCGGTGGTGAGCATCGTCGGGAGACGCTTCGCGCCGCCCTCGTCGGGCGCCGGGATGATCGCCTCGGCGTCCTTGGCCACCCACTGCGCGGCGCCGGCCGGCGACTTCGTGAGCTCCCACTCGTACTGGAAGAGGATCTCGAAGAAGCGGTTGCTCCACTGCGTCGGGACGTCGGTCCAGGTGACCTCGAGGCCCGAGGTGATCGCGTCCTTGCCGACGCCGGTGCCGTAGGTCGACAGCCAGCCCATGCCGCCGGTCTCGATCGGCGCGCCCTCGGGCTCGGGGCCGACGTGCTCCTCCGGGTCGGCCGCGCCGTGGGTCTTGCCGAAGGTGTGGCCGCCGGCGATCAGCGCGACGGTCTCCTCGTCGTTCATCGCCATCCGGGCGAAGGTGTCGCGGATGTCGTGGGCGGCGAGGACCGGGTCGGGGTTGCCCTCCGGGCCCTCGGGGTTGACGTAGATCAGGCCCATCTGGACCGCGGCCAGCGGGTTGTCGAGCTCGCGGTCGCCCTTGTAGCGCTGCGCGCCGCCCTGGTCGCCACCGAGCCACTCGGTCTCCGGACCCCAGTAGACGTCGGCGTCCGGCTCCCAGGCGTCGACGCGACCGCCGGCGAAGCCGAAGGTCTCGAAGCCCATCGACTCGAGCGCGACGTTGCCGGTCAGCACCATCAGGTCGGCCCACGAGATCGCGTTGCCGTACTTCTTCTTCACCGGCCACAGCAGGCGGCGCGCCTTGTCGAGGTTGCCGTTGTCGGGCCAGGAGTTGAGCGGGGCGAAGCGCTGCTGCCCCGTGCCGGCGCCGCCGCGGCCGTCCTGGACGCGGTACGTCCCGGCGCTGTGCCACGCCATGCGGATCATCAGCGGGCCGTAGTGGCCGAAGTCGGCCGGCCAGAAGTCCTGGCTGTCGGTGAGGACCGCGGCGATGTCGGCCTTGAGGGCCGGCAGGTCGAGGGCGGAGAACGCCTCGGCGTAGTCGAAGTCGGCGCCGAGCGGGTTGATGGCCGGCTGGTTCTTCGCGAGGATCTTGAGGTTGAGCCGCTCGGGCCACCACTCGCTGTTGGCGTCGCCCTGGGTGGGGTGGACGTTGCCGCTGTGCAGGACGGGGCAGGACGTGGCGCCGCCCTGCTCGTTCATCTCGCCGACCTCGGCGTTGGCCTCGTTGCTCGCCGAGGTGTCGGTCGAGCGGGAGGAGTCGTTGGGCAGGTCGTCGGACATGCGGGTTCCCTTCAGGTGGGGTTGGCGGTGGTGGGGGAGGTGGACGGGGTGCTGGCGCAGGCGGGGCACAGGCCCCAGTAGGTGACCTCGGCCTCGTCGATGACGAAGCCGTGGTCGTCGGACGCGTCGAGGCACGGCCGGTGGCCGACGGCGCAGTCGACGTCGGCGACCGTGCCGCACGAGCGGCAGACCACGTGGTGGTGGTTGTCGCCGACGCGCAGCTCGTAGCGGGCGACCGAGCCGGCGGGCTGGATCCGGCGGACGAGGCCCGCGTCGGTGAGGGCGCCGAGGACGTCGTAGACCGCCTGGTGGGAGACGGTCGCCTCCTCGGTGCGGACGGCCGCCAGCACCGTGCCGGTGTCGGCGTGGGGGTGGCGGCGGACGGCACGCAGGACGGCCAGGCGCGGGCGGGTGACCCGCAGGTCGGCGCCGCGGAGCAGGTCGTCGAAACCCGGCTCGGTCGTGTGGTCGTCCATCGCCACCACCCTGCCCGCGTTTCTTGAACGAGTCAAGTTTTCTTCGGGCGGCCGGGTGTAGTCCAGTGAGGGATGGCTGTCGGACGGCCTCACGGGCAGCCGACCGTCACTGGACTACCACCCCCCGCCGGACGGTCTGACGAGCGAGGGGCGTACGCCGTCGGGGCTGCCGGGCGTGTCCGCGCGGCGCGGTCAGGGGCGCGCGGGCAGCCCGTGCCAGTCGCCCGCGAGCACGGCCCAGACCTCGAGGTCCTGGCGCTCCTCGCCCACCCGGAAGACCTCGCGGAGGGTGCCCTCGTGGGTGAGCCCGAGGCGCTCGGCGACGCGCCGGCTGGCGAGGTTGCCCGGCGCGCAGCGCCACTCGACGCGGTGCAGGCCGCGCTCGTCGAAGGCCCAGTCGAGCATCGCGGCGACCGCGCGGGTCACGATCCCGCGACCGCGCGCCGGCGAGGCGAGGAAGGCGCCGGCCTCGGCGATGCCGGAGCGGGCGTTGATGCTCGGGAAGAGGGTCCCGCCCATCAGCTCGCCGCCGACCCACACGCCGTACAGCCGCCGCGCGCCGTCCGCACGGCCGCGGACGAAGCCGTCGACGAAGCCGCGGGCGCCGTCGACCTCCTCGAAGCCCTGCCACGGCAGCCAGTCGTAGAAGTCCGGGCCGTGCGCCCGGAAGAGCCCGGCGAGCTGCTCGGCGTGCCACGGCTCGAGGTCGGCGAGGTGGACGTCGTCGTCGATCGGCAGGCTCAGCACGCGCGCCACCCTAGGCGACGTCCGCCCCGGGGTAGTCCAGTGAGGGATGGCTGTCGGAAGGCCTCACGGACAGCCAACCGTCACTGGACTACCCGACGAGGACAGCCATCCGTCACTGGACTACCCCCGGGCCCGAGCGCGCAGGGCCAGGCGAACGCCCGCGGCCAGACCTACGCCCGCGGCCGCCGGCCGTCACGGCAGCCCGGCGGCGTCCTCCAGCCAGGCCCAGGCCCGTGCGAGGGCGTCGGCCGAGGGGCGGGTGGTGGGCAGCAGGCTGGTCGGGCGCGGGACCCGGTCGTGCCAGAACCGACCGGTGGGCGGCGCGGGCTCGACGGCGGCGAGCCAGACGCTGGTGTCGGCGCCTTGGGCGTCGTCGCGCAGCACCCGCCGGGTGATCTTCTGGAACGTCGGCAGGGACTCCTGCACGCCGGGGGTGTCGGCCCAGCCGGGGTGCATCACCGCGACGGTGATGCCGTCGCCCGCCCAGCGCTCGCCGAGCAGCGGCGCCAGCTCGACCTGCATTCGCTTGGAACGGGCGTAGGCGGTGGTGGGCGAGTAGTCGCCGGTGAGGTAGCCGGGGTCGTCGGCCCGCAGCGACTGGGCGTACATCCCGCCGCTGCTGACCAGCACGACCCGTCCGCCGGCGAGCGGGCCGCGCAGCGCCTCGGTCATGACGACCGGACCGAGGACGTGCACGGCCATGCTGAGCTCGTGGCCCTGGGCGGACTCGGTGCGCTCGGGCGGCATCACGCCGGCGTTGTGGACGATCGCGTGCAGCTCGGGCACCTCGGCGGCGAAGGCGTCGGCGAAGCGGCGCACGTCGTCGAGGTCGCCGACGTCGCAGCGCCACAGCCGCAGCTGCGCAGCCGGCTGCTCCGTCCGGATCCGGTCGGCCGCCCGCTCGCCCTTCGTCTCGTCGCGCACCAGCAGGTGGACCGTCGCGCCGAGGTCGGCCAGCCCGGCCGCGGTGGCGATGCCGAGGCCCGAGCTCGCGCCGGTGACCAGCACGTCCCGCCCGGCGAGGACGCCGGGTGCGGGGTCGGCCGGCCAGCCGGGCAGCTTCTTGCGCACGGCGAGGCCGATGGTGGTGTAGCCGAGCACCAGCGACCGGTCGAGGACCGAGTCGACGGCGCGCGAGAGCAGCGGACGGCCCGCCGGAGGCGCCACGGCCATCAGCTCGCGTCGAGCCGCGCGAGCTCGTCGGCGGTGAGGTCGAGGGCGGCCGCCGCGGCCGAGTCGGTGATCGAGGACGGCCGCTTGGCGCCGGGGATCGGGATGACGACCGGCGACTGCGCCAGCTCCCAGGCCAGCGCGACCTGCTGGGCGCTCACGCCGCGCTCGGAGGCGACCTCGGCGAAGGCCGGGTGCTTCTCGGCCAGCTCCTTGGCGTCCGACAGGCCGCCGAGCGGGCTCCACGGCAGGAACGCGATGCCGAGCTCGTCGCACACGTCGATCTCCGGCTTGCTGGACCGGAACTTCGGGCTGAACTGGTTCTGCACGCTGACGAGCGCGTCGCCGAGCACGGCGTGTGCCGCGCGGATCTGGTCGGGGTCGGCGTTGGACAGGCCCACGCCCGCGACCTTGCCGCTGTCGGCGATCTCCTTGATGGTGCCGATCACCTCGTCGTAGGGCACCGCCGGGTCGGGACGGTGGTGCTGCCACAGCGCGATCTGCTCGACGCCGAGGCGCTGGAGGCTGGCGTCGACGGCGCCGCGGAGGTGGTCGGCGGAGCTGTCGAGCCCCCAGCCGCCGCCCTCGGTGCGGACGTGGCCGCCCTTGGTGGCCAGCAGCACGCGGTCGCGGACGCCGAGCTCGTCGAGGATCGAGGCGATCAGCCGCTCGTTGGCGCCCTGGGCGTCGGCGCCCAGCTCCTCGCCGGGGCCGTAGGCGTCGGCGGTGTCGAAGAGGGTGACGCCCGCGTCGAGCGCGGCGGTCACGGTGTCGAGGAGCTGCTGGCGCGGCTGCGCGCCGGTCTGGTCGAAGGTCATCAGGCCGAGGCCGATCGCGCCGACCTGGTGGCTGCCGAGGGTGCGTGTCTGCATGCCCCCGAGACTACGAGGGGTCGACCAACCCGTTGCGCTGGGCCCAAAGCGCCGCCTGGGTGCGGTCGGCGACGCCGATGCGCTGGTAGGCCGAGGTCAGGTGGGCCTTCACGGTGCGCTCGGTGACCCCGAGCCGCTGGGCGATCTGCTTGTTGAGCAGCCCCTGCACCACCAGCCGCAGCACCTCGGTCTCGCGCGGCGAGAGGCCGGCGGTGGGGTCGGGCGCGGCGTCGGCCCGGGCCGCCAGCAACCGCCGGGCGGCGCGCGGGTCGATCGGCGACTCCCCGCGCGCGACCGCGCGGATGCCGTCGAGCAGCACCTCGGGCTCGGCGTCCTTGAGCAGGTAGCCCACCGCGCCGGCGTCGATCGCGGCGTGGATGCGCGCCTGGTCGGAGAACGACGTCAGCACCAGCACCTCCGTGCCGAGCGCCTCGGCGAGGATCGCGCGGGTCGCCTCCACCCCGTCGACGCCCGGCATCTGCAGGTCCATCAGCGCCACGTCGGGCCGGTGCTCGCGGACCATCTCGATCGCCTCGGCCCCGTTGGTCGCCACGCCGACGACCTCGAGGTCGTCGGTGGAGTCGATCAGGCCGGTGAGCCCACGTCGTACGA
Above is a genomic segment from Nocardioides okcheonensis containing:
- a CDS encoding homocysteine S-methyltransferase family protein, which produces MTTTWKLPATDRGWVTDGGLETDLLFHHGIDLPDFAAFPLLDDADGRRVLADYYRAYADVAARAGAGLLLETPTWRASTDWGQRLGYDADATARVNRDAVEFLRGLAGDAAGEVAGMLVGGSVGPRGDGYTAGDLDADAYAAYHRHQVGAFAEAGADLATAYTLTTVAEAVGVVRAAQDADLPVAVSFTVETDARLPDGTPLGEAVAALDAATGAGAAHLLVNCAHPDHVAPALDGGAWQDRVAGLRVNSSRLSHAELDEAEELDEGDVPDLTARTRALASALPAVRVVGGCCGTDARHVAAMWDGWSPTGK
- a CDS encoding MarR family winged helix-turn-helix transcriptional regulator, with the translated sequence MGISDDAVEVRARGWRRLAALHQLIEARLERALQAGHELSVVEFTVLDALSRQDGWHLRMAQLARATGLSPSATTRLVNRLEGRGLITRILCEDDRRGIYTEPTDAGRALLRAARPTHDQVLDEALREAGETPELSDLARTVVELV
- a CDS encoding MFS transporter, with translation MKPGLLALAVGGFGIGLTEFVIAGLLPEVAADFAVDEATAGWLISGYALAVAIGAIPLTAGVTRLPRKQVLLGLMGLFVVGNALSALAPTYDAMLVGRVVAALCHGAFFGIGSVVAADMVAPDKKAGAIALMFGGLTLANVLGVPAGTLVGQQWGWRAAFWAITVIGVLALVAIAVLVPAQRGDAGADLRREVRAFAEPQVWVSLLLTVLGYGGMFGAFTYIAFTLTGVSGFAPSAVPWLLVLFGVGLVAGNVLGGRAANRSVRGTLLVALSALVVVMAVFALTASSQVMTVLGLVLMGGFGFATVPALQMRVMTHAGGAPTLASGANIAAFNVGNALGAWLGGVTIAAGLGYVSPIWAGAGLTALALVLLVLADPRGRGADASPEAVPDEGAVRPEVPVP
- a CDS encoding bleomycin resistance protein encodes the protein MADHATPNLPSRDLDASAAFYAALGFVVTYRDPGWMILERGGLALELFPDPSVDPATTAAGCCLRVDDLDGLYAACVRAGLPERRTGWPRLHAPTVEASGMRIGYLVDPDGTLLRLVQNP
- a CDS encoding phosphotransferase; amino-acid sequence: MEEVEVVVAHRERATLRVGDVFVKVDADPDRSAREVEAMRLAPVPTAPVLWHTPPVLALGRLPADLVERNLEVARPALRPHDPVFAHGDLQTMHVFVDGDTVTGVLDWSEAGPGDGAYDLAVLTLGHEDRLADVVSGYGGGVDVDVVTGWWSARSLLAARWLLEHGFDPDSPGCEFDVLRARM
- a CDS encoding MOSC domain-containing protein, with amino-acid sequence MSPHVHALHVAPGRRLPTKSVDSVDAEAGAGLVGDRYHGSRHRHVTVQALDDLETAAEVLGRPIDPGLTRRNVTVDRGPLPTRPGERMTIGDVELEVVRIAAPCRLLDDWLGEGAMAALRSPRGGTVFRLLTSGTIRVGDPATWQ
- a CDS encoding MFS transporter; translated protein: MPLDDLDPIPADPAAPQLEAHLPPGVTRGPETLRAFRQVLGNTLVANVTSSYLWFALTFWAYLETRSVMATAIIGGGYMLFTAVLGTFFGTLVDHHRKKQVMVTSSTITLVAYAASGGLWLLLGEDRLADWGSAWFWLFTAVILVGGVVESLRNIALSTTVTLLVPEDGRDKANGLVGTVQGIAFMITSVFSGLSVGLLGMGWTVGIAVALTGLSLLHLLPIEIPELPPDPEAGGSRFDVRGAVAAITPVPGLVALIAFSTFNNLVGGVYMALMDPYGLELFSVEAWGLVLGVTGLGFVVGGGLVARFGLGANPVRTLLLVNLGVAVLGMTFTVREWASLYVLGIFVFMAIIPAAESAEQTILQRVVPFRTQGRVFGFAQSVEVAASPFSAFLIGPIAEFALIPYMESEQGRDAWGWLVGDGDARGIALVFMLAGAIMFVTVLLALASAPYRRLSSAYAAAPPQQVEAQPGA
- a CDS encoding Pr6Pr family membrane protein, producing MTTTPAASETEPTTAARAAYALNAGVAWLGVAATLVVSALDGYDRVPVEAGLYGDTARGAAGTVARVVDTLSYFTIWSNVVVAVSVTLLLARPLRATRVVRVLRLTGLLMITVTAIVYQVLLAPSVDVTGWSLLTDPVLHVVTPALTVLVWVVWGPRGWITLREVPLALVVPLAWIGWMLARGAVVHAYPYGFANVEEFGYASVSVTLLVILLFGLVVAAVFWGVERRLQRRAARPTLD